Genomic window (Culex pipiens pallens isolate TS chromosome 3, TS_CPP_V2, whole genome shotgun sequence):
CACGAAACGAAAACCTGCTGGaggaaacgacgacgacggcaagATGTCCTATCGGATTTTGCGGAAGCTGCAGTCCGGCAATGAGCTGGAAATTAAGGAACCCATCGACGAGGTGTCCGACGGAGCCGACGCGGATTACGACACCAACAGCATTGGCAGCACCACCCGGAAGAAGATCAACAATCGGTTCGATTTGGTGAGTGTTTTGCTCTTTTTTTCGGAGTTCAATTAGGGTTGAGATAAAACTATTGATTATAATGTTGCGAAATGGGCAGGAAAGctaattgatttattattataatttgaCGTCATGGAATACCTCGAGCATAATCGGCTATCAATCAAACGATTAGGGAAAGTGATATAAATATTAGCCTGCAACAGATTCATCTGCGTTTTGATTAATCAAATTTGCAGGGTGTGAGCTCtcgttacttttttttctttccgcaCTGTGGGCATAATATTAAATGACTCGGAAGAGAAACTTCTTTACCAATCTTCCTTTCACACAAAGCTAATTGCTGaaagttatgaaaaaatacagtttttagaAGAAAACGCATCATATGTATTGCCTTCAAAAAAATAGGCCTTCTTACTTTTTGGTTAAAGTGGTTTTTGTTGGTAAATATCTAATATAGAACCCGTCGTTGGATATGGAATCGGAAGACCTCAGCAATGGGTCATAACATATGAAGACCTGGCAAACCTTACAAGAGTGTTGTTCAACAAATGTGCACCACCAGTagggcgtcccaaaaaaatgaaaagttgtcaaaactttggtgctcacccctagaatgataaatttggatgtcaggaacaatgttttcatacaacaaaaaattcccaaaaatgggttacaactcgcgcgcggagcttgaatgaaaaaagtgcatttttcgagtatttttcacaaatgcgcgtaacaatcatactaaagtcattcaaatttggtcgcctttgGCTTCAAgttatacagtagttgttcggtaactgggcgttgtttaactgggctgctttttaactgggcgctcgataactgggccgtagcccagttaaaaagcagacaaacgtcaaaaaaccaaaacaaaccgaaacgaccgaggggttaatggatgcaaaattcatgttcaataaataaaaaacttttttcaaaattttatttaatttcaagtcacaattcaagaaatataaaaagtaagcattggaaataaatttgagtaacttttatttttatatttcatctggaaaatattatgcatcggtggtcccctcgttatttatcgttcagcccagttagcgagcagcattcggtgactgggctacgttttcagcccagttaccgaacaagtactgtagtttaatgtcccctgaacaaattcctgtacagacatagtccaaaaaagcttgtgtttgggcatggcagggcgttttagggaccgtcaacaggggtgacattgggtctggggggtgaaattgggtcatacaaaaatgccgaaatttgtatgacccaatctcaccccccagaccgaaagtcacccctgttgacgggagcaaaatttgtattttttagctaaaaaatttcaaaaatcactctccAAAACGTGCCAAAAAATGTTGCAGCCAAAACAATGCATTTtgcggagatcattttgcttttttaacattcaatttatgtccacgcaaagccgagttATTTGCATTTTAGAGAACAAAAAGtgatgaattttttaaattcttactatataagcgtttttagcataacacatgggctactatgattacaaacgggaaggcatatattttggatatttttattttgttcgctcaaaaacgatatttgtttataacatttcatgaaaaagcatgagattttctcacaaacgacaaataatcatatatcaacattaattttattaaagttcatatctccaagctgtgaacgtgattttttttgcatgtacattctaatgaaacaaattcatttaGTTAGTCAAAATAGTTACCCATAAGAGATCTATTTGTTCATATAGAGAAGATCAGTACTTATTAATATGTCGTTTaagtcacattgtgagaaaatctcatattttttcatgaaatgttataaacaaatatcgtttttgagcgatcaaaataaaaatatacaaaatattgcgcaattctcactaacttggacttcgcactacaTTATTGCAATCGATCGCGAccattgcgacttgtcaaactgccttgggaaatttaaatttccctCAAAAACGATCAAAGCTAGCCGAGGCGCTCGCTCGTtttcacctgtcaatcgcactTTTAAAGTGCTAAAAGTtctgtttggtggaaactgcgactggaaatgtaaataaacaaaacgTGGTTGCCTAGCTTTTTGAACTCTTGtcgtcaaaagtgcgagaaaaAAGTGCGGgctaaatccaagttacagtgcaaggatcaatgtATGCCTTCCCATTTGTAAACATAGTAGCCAattttttatgctaaaaactcttatacactaaaacccccgattacgctcaggcgttacgctttttgttaggTTGATTTATCGAAAACAGTGTAATGTTTCTACAatcttttgaaatcaatttgtagatctgcacaagacgtattaattgctttaaaaagattgcaaaaatgttgcgtcgtttcagagaaatcgacgaaatacaaagcgtaacgcctgagcgtaatcgggggttttagtgtatactgagaattttgaaaattcgtcgctttttgttcactaaaatgcaaatatttcggctttgcgtggacataaattgaatgttaaaaaaggcaaaatgatCTCCGCAAAATTGCCTATAAGCAGAATGCATTGTTttggctgcaattttttttggcacGTAGGCAGTTCATCCGAAGACGGGACCCGCTCATCGGAGCGGTGGTGACCCACCTGAACAACGTCATCAGCACCAAAAGCGCCGAACATCGCTACAAAAACTTCGGTTCCATGCTGAGGAACCTGGACAATGTCAGCAACAAGTTCCGAAAGCTTACCCGCAATCTCCGGAACACGTTCAAGTACAGCCCCCCGCTGAACGTGAACGGAGACTTCGTGAGTGCGTTCGTCCCTGCGTACAACAACGAGCAACTAGCTGATCCCGAAACATCGGCCGCTTTGGAGAACGCGCTTGGCCACATCCGAACGATAACTCCACCCGTGCCTCCGGCCGCCCTTGTTAAGCCGAAAGAGGTCAAAAACCGGAAGCAGCCAAGAGAATCAACGCTTACCTGGCCTTGAGTTGCTTTCCAGTCGGCTGGAAGCACGCAAACGTGATCGCCATCCCAAAGGCGCACAAGGACATAACTATCCCAGGTAACTACCGCCCGATCAGCCTTTTAAGCAGCCTGAGAAAACTTCGGCTTCAAGCCGGGGTATTCGACGGTGCAACAACTCGCCCGCATCTCGGATATGGTGAAGAGTGGATTTCTATGACTCCTTGTGGCAGGACGCCGTGATGTACAAGCTCTCCCGCTCGAACCTGCAGTCGTTCCTGGTCAAGATCGTCGAGTCGTTCCTGGCAAACCGGTCGTTTACGGTGACGGTCAACGGCGAGCGTTCCTCCGTCCACAACATCCCCTTCGGCGTGCCTCAAGGATCAGTGCTGGGCCCGACCCTCTACAACATCTTCACCTCCGACGTGCTGATGACCGATGGAGTGTCGTACGCATTCTTTGCGGATGATACGATACGATAGCGTCGGACAAGGACCCGTAGATCGTCGTCACCCACCTTCAAGCGGCACAGAACAACCTCGAGGAGTTTTAGCGGAAGTGGCGCATCAAGCTGAACGCTGGAAAAACCCAGTCCATCTTCTTCACCAGGAGGCGTGCTGCTCGGCACCTTCCCCCGCAGATCGATCAGCCTCAATGGCCAGCCTTTTTTTTggtcctaaaattcaaaatttgtaaaaagattgaaaagtctttgtttgataaaaatacgtaaaaaagcATTATGCTATgtttttctgtaaaaatgtCTAATTTATGGGACAAAaacctgaaataaaatttgcaatgacaTAGATCTAggggtttttctcaaaaaatattttccctaaaagagcactcagctagcaaagtctaaacttagaaacatgtacactccctgtaaaggcttatgaaggttctccaaatctctgaattgcaaatgtaacatcccggagcagaactgttaaattctaataaaccctaattgaattgaataaaaatttgcaatggttTTATGTATCTGAAAGAGAGtttttaaaccaaaccaaaGTAAAAATTATCATCtcttataaaattttctaaagttcaaattgttgcaaaatattgagtAAATTTGTGTAAATCTTCAACAGCTAAACCAGCAGCAGTCCCTGTCGGAGAGCGAAGTCAAGGAGGACGACAACGACGAAACGGAGCGGGACGCCCACCAGAACCCGAACCTGGCCGAGACGAAGCGGcgcaaaaagaagaagaagaagaagacgggCAAGTACATGTCCAGCTCGGCACGGCGCAGCAGCGAGGACAACGCGGACGCCGAGGACGACTTTACGCGCACCGTCAAGGAGGTCGACAAGCTGTTCGGTGACTATGAAAAGTCGGAGAATAGCCCTGCGGTGGCGAACAGTGGCACGTCGGGGATTTTGACCAAGTCGCTGCTTTCGGTGCAGCACAAAAATCTGAATCCGCAGTACGAGATGAAGCGCATGTTTGGGAGTAAGGTGGTCGCCGATCAGCAGAACAAACGTCGCAACAACCGTGGGGCACCGCGCATTCTCAAGTCGACGTACTTGGTCAACCCGAAGGACAACTGGCCACCGGTGGGAAAGTCCGGCATCTACATGAACTTGGTGCAGGCACCGGAGCAGCCACTTGGGGGAAGTGGTGCAAAGACGGTTGAGAAGAACGCGGTTTATTTCGCGTTTGAGCACAGTCCGTCGTACCGGTTAATTCAGCAAAAGTTCTTGCAAGCGGTTGAGAGTATGGACTCGGACAACATCATCAAGATCATCAACCAGCATCCGTACCACGTGGACTCGTTGATTCAGCTGAGCGAGCTGTGCAAGATGTCCGAGGATCACGCGATGGCATCTGAGCTGATTGACCATGCGTTGTTTGCGTTGGAGTCTTCATTCCACACGATGTTTAGCCTGACTCAGGGCAATTGTCGGCTGGATTATCGTAGGCAGGAGAATCGAGCGTTGTTCGTGACCCTCTTCAAGCACTCACAATATCTGGAATCACGCGCCTGCTCCCGGACAGCCCTCGAAGTGGCCAAACTGATTCTTACCTTCGATCCGGTCAGCGATCCGCTCGCGATCATCCTGATCGTCGATTACTACGCAATTCGCGCCAAACAGTACGAATGGCTGGTTCAGCTGTACGACGAGTGGGAAGCGACCAACAATCTGTCCCAACTCCCCAACATGGCGTACTCTTACGCGTTGGCCCTCTTCCACCTGAAGCGGACGGACGCGGCTGACCGGGCCCTGCAGTACGCACTGCTCATGTTCCCGGCCGTGCTGCGAATGCTGCTGGACGAGCTGTCCATTCAGCCGGACCCGCGCGTCACCGGACACTCGTACTTTGGACCGGCCACGTACGACAAGGCCACCGTTGCACTGCAACAGCTCACCTCGATGTACGTCTGCCGGTCGAAGCTGGTCTGGCGCGACGCGGAGATACTGCCGTGGCTCGAGCGGAACGTTACGGCCGTGCTGGATCGGGTCGATGCCAAGGATGACATTGTTGCGGAATATACCGCCAAGCGGAATCAGAGGTAGGTGTTTGAGCTGTAAGGTATTTTGGACGTCATTACAAATGTGATTCTGTTCCAATTTAGGTACATGAACCCGCCACGCGCCATCCTGCGACACATCGTACTGTCCGACTTTAAGGAGAAGGTCCCGCTGGCCCAGTTCATCAAGAAGGAGACGGAACCGGTGTTGATGTACGACCCGCTGCCCCCGCTGGACTCGATCAACATTTACACTAGgtactgtttagaattttagaacttcataattcaagaatctaagaatttttattcagaaattgaattctaaattgaaaatcataaaattagaattttggaattttagatctagaagtacacatttttttcaatttcataattttggAATCTTAGATTTAAAAGGatccagaattttaaaattttataactccagatttttttttttaattttaatttagaattccacaattttaaaatttagatctCCAGCATTTTGGAATACATactagaatttctaaatttcagattattttcTTTTGAATCTCTTCAATTTTAGACTTAAGAATTCCAGAATCTTAGAAtgtgagatttttaattttttatttcatcattttttaattttttaattttaaaactttaatttcAAATTCCAGAGTTCAAGAGTttcagaattccaaaattttagattattagaatttcagaatttttaaattcaatacctttataatttttgattttcatcattttccaatgtttgtttttattttagaatagtTGAACTCCAAAAacccagaattttaaaattttagaactcctgaattttataatttcagaattttacaattttagaacttcagaattccaaaatattcaaatattcaaaaattctgaagTTCTAAAAGTCCAGAgtccaaaatttaataatttcaaaatataaattttggagGATTCCTGAATtttaaaactccagaattgcaatattttagaatttaaagtcctaagaattttgaattttgaaatttttgaattttaggattttagaattccaaaatttaagaattttagaatcttaaaattgtggtattttagaatttttaaattcaagtactcaagaattttagaatttgatattttttgcgtaaccggaaaagaaggtgtgcatgcctggcacgaacactcaaagcgtgttctagcgtgttgctcgtactgactcagagcaagggtgagatgtaggtgtaagggcagtgcgtgttcgtcgggaacctggtgcataagatcggtcaaggcccgttcttacactgaaaattgcgaattgcgaattttttATAATAGATCTGgaatttaaggttttttttcaatgttgaatttaagaatgtTGGAATTTATTATCATTAGAtgcccacaatttttatattttaggatGAAATAATTGTAGAATCTTAGATTTTGTacaactcaaaaatttaaaaattttataatttaatgatGGGACCattcacaaaccacgtggacacttttttatggaaatcacaaccccccccccccccctacgtcgtggacaatttcaatacaaataaaatcttttttgtatggagcgtggacaatcgccaaatttaaatttttgaattttaaaactacagaattttaaaattttagaatttaagaattatagaattccataattttaatattttagaacttaacaattttaaatttttagaatatctggattcaagaattttagaatcttaaaattacagaatttcagaaaattatttgagaaaatttgatttcaagaatatttaaattttaggcttccagaatttttaaattgtaggattttagaatttcataattttagatttatttatttatttggagaTTCTGAGGAttccagaatttttaaatcttaaaatacaAGAACAATAAAATTTCGGAAGTTTAGAAATTtagttttcaagaatttttaaatttcagatatttagaactttagatttgcagaatttttttaaattgtagattttcataatattgcttattgcgagataaaatcacgtttctccttcgctgtgagtgacaggagataATTGCCGCCTAACtgccgcagtgtaaaaatcagcaagttgaactgaaattctgcgttgatttggctgtcaacttggtttgttttgaatattttccaaaaagtcagctgaaaactcaaggcaacctttgacaacagccaaaattttgttctgcggttgtcatgcggctgtcatgcgaccattatcttgcggtcgtatcaccgcgcgtgaactctaattattaacgcccgcagtaatattagatttttagaatttgaggaTTCCAGAATCTGAGATTtccagattttaaaattttcagctttttcgAATTTATAATTGCAGATTTTGTGGATCCCACAATTTTTGAGttgtagatttttaaaatttctgaattttagaaattgttgaaatttcataatttaagaaatagttgaaattttgaaattttaaaatttgagaattccagaatttgaaaattttacaatttgaaagTACCTTAGATTTTGAGGATTCCAAAACgtaacaattttagaaattcataatttttaaaatttgagtaatttcagaattttagaattttgacttGACCACCACAACCGTGACTCAAAATCTTTTTCTCTTTTCACTTCTAGACCCGCCATCAGCCCCACGACCCGAACGATGATCAACGCGTCCCCGTTCTCGATGTTTTTCCAGTCACTCCTGCCCAGCTTCAGCCTTCAGCAACCGGGAGGAGCCGGAGTTGGCCACCAGCTGCAGCAACAGCGAAACCGCGAAGCCGGTGAAGGTCCGGCGAATGCTGCCGTCGCAGCcgcagccgccgccgccgctgctGGAGCTGGGGCAGCAGCCGCCGCGGGAGACGGAGCGATTGCCGGCCTGCAGGCGTACACCAACTCGCTCAACTCGATCGTCGATGCGATGCGGGACTTTTTGTCGGACATTCGAGTGCTGGAACGGCCGAACGATGCCGACGTGGACGATGACGACGGGTCGGAGGATGAGGACGAGCAGAACAATTATCTGACGTAAGCTGGGTCGGGCGTTGGGGAGGCCCTGGTAAGTGTGGATtgagtttattgtttatttatttttttgttttatttgcccAAGGCTGCGGGAGCGAAATGAGATGTGATTTCAAGATTCTTGTACTATCATCACACAGACACAGTTACAAAAcacgagagaagaaaaaaaatcaaaattttgtttaggaCGTAGGTTTGTTTTTGCTCACTTATTTTGATAATGCaagcgatattttttttgtactgaTGATGTTGTCTTTGGagtaaaatatatattaaaagcTACATATTATAGATGTAATATCATTGTTGAGTTGAGATGTTTACGGTAATAATCATTACGGCGGCAAAGGTTGTGTGCACTTGgcgcacgaaaaaaaaaatacaaactgcACACCACTGCTTACtttcataaaaatacaaaatgcaaCGCttagaaaaatcatgcaaatcaaaatttaataatttcagaaTCTGAATTCCAGAAGCTTTGGTTTATTGGCCttttaagcggtatacgcacttcggaaggaaccggtcaagaaaaaaatcaaatgggcagcagcggcagcgcaagcaagtcagagagggtgaagaaaagaaATCGcttcctctcctttgttctgctgttcgtaaagctgtttcttgaccccttttcttCCGATCTGCAGACTAGCCTTTACTGATGAAATAAGCAAATTTAACTGcttaaaaatctgttttcagccATCACACATAAAACTCACTTTGATAAAGTAATTCAATTTGGGGAAAAGTGTGTGTTTTCTTCTTTCATGTAATGTTACCGATACCGATTATACTTTCTTCCACTTATCACAAAATGATGTTGTTCATTGAATTATGGTGACTTTAACCGAAATGATGTCATTCGTCACCACCTTACAAAATGAATTCtcttgtaaattaaaaaaaaagtcttgaacTGTTAGTCAGAAAACAcgtaagatatatttttttgtccgcgattgaggttttgcaccgcgactgtgtttcaaatgtaggtggcgccaaaatgaggttacatgccaaaaatcgtattcctttctgctggattgaagaacaaaatcgcttatttctcatgattccctgcatcaatcttaatgaaactggttgcaaaagacgagaaaaatttgttgctttaaaataatgaacatcattttttttgagcGCAAAactttgtgacctttttctttaaaaaacatgttttgaaacacgaaaaaatgagtttccccgtatatatcaatgaaataaacagttatatagttgataacagatgtgttaacgtatattcaacaatttttattgatttttgacagactttcttgccaaatagtcaaaattactatctttttataaatttacagttttctcatataaaaatcaaacatatattggaaagttgtacaccaaattgttggaaataatttttctcatccgaatctggcataagttttataaaaatgttgattatgaaggaaaaaacacattttttcaaaaaatcataggtttacacTATTTGtttataggtggcgacatgtgtcttttagttttgctgcaaattctctatcgAACTGGCCATatttaaacaaacaaatgttTAATCCACGATCACAATTCTAGCAAAACCAGCTAGAGGTCGCATGCCagattttgctagaaagagatagcaaatctgatgcaaacaaaaccGCAGCTGCTCACAGATTGTCAAGAGAAACAGATTGGCCGATGTTTGTCAgatccaaacgcgctggacatcaaccgccctttacgcccagcaaaactggcagtgttgccagtgcaGATTTATATTGCACCGACCAATCTATttcccttgacaatctgtaattcaatcggcatcactgtacgccacttgaaatatttctcaagagAAAAGTACTGATTTAATggtttgaagcattatttgctggtttTAAATGTCattataatgctgatttaatgccgcttGGGTATAAGCATTTGAAATCTCACAAGTTATTTCTGGGCCTGCGGCCCGagttttttggaatggcaccccatttttcttaaattgagcttttataaaaaaatatttagggccaatacgcaccttccaagaaaaggggtcaagaaatggcTTCACGCACAGCGCAACAAATGAGAGGGAACGATTTCTTAAGGCTTTTCtacaccctctctggcttgcttttgcagccgctgctgcccatttgatatgttttagggtacatcaaatgccaacttttcagaaattttcagaacgggcaaaacatctttggccgagttatgaatttttgaatcattactgattttttttaaatcggtcgcaaaaaattttctatttcaatttttcgaCGTAAACtcgaatttgaaatcaaaaagtaggtactttggtgaaattttgattaattgcaccgttttcaagttatagccatttttatttaattttttttaaaatagtcgaagttattattatttttttaaattagtgcctaTGTTTGCCCAATGACAGGTTTTTTGCGAGTTGTTTTCCTGTTTTCTGTTTCCTTTACAACCAACTTTATTTGCATCCATTCTGATAAATGCCTtatacacagctgaaaggatcccccaaaactctgtactgcacttacaaaactactaaactaaagaaataaactgaattgaattgaaaaaaaagtttgcccaattttgaaaaaaaattgaagagctgagaaaatttcgttttttttaactttgttgatacgacccttagttgcaaagatttaaaaacaggaaaattgatgttttctaagtctcacccaaacaacccactatttccTAATGTCGAAagctcagcaactaatggtccaattttcaatgttaaaataagaaacattcgtgaaatttttcgatctttccaaaaaattccttcaaaagatacatttttttaaattttcatatatcatttttttaaggaca
Coding sequences:
- the LOC120413157 gene encoding transcription factor 25; the protein is MSYRILRKLQSGNELEIKEPIDEVSDGADADYDTNSIGSTTRKKINNRFDLLNQQQSLSESEVKEDDNDETERDAHQNPNLAETKRRKKKKKKKTGKYMSSSARRSSEDNADAEDDFTRTVKEVDKLFGDYEKSENSPAVANSGTSGILTKSLLSVQHKNLNPQYEMKRMFGSKVVADQQNKRRNNRGAPRILKSTYLVNPKDNWPPVGKSGIYMNLVQAPEQPLGGSGAKTVEKNAVYFAFEHSPSYRLIQQKFLQAVESMDSDNIIKIINQHPYHVDSLIQLSELCKMSEDHAMASELIDHALFALESSFHTMFSLTQGNCRLDYRRQENRALFVTLFKHSQYLESRACSRTALEVAKLILTFDPVSDPLAIILIVDYYAIRAKQYEWLVQLYDEWEATNNLSQLPNMAYSYALALFHLKRTDAADRALQYALLMFPAVLRMLLDELSIQPDPRVTGHSYFGPATYDKATVALQQLTSMYVCRSKLVWRDAEILPWLERNVTAVLDRVDAKDDIVAEYTAKRNQRYMNPPRAILRHIVLSDFKEKVPLAQFIKKETEPVLMYDPLPPLDSINIYTRPAISPTTRTMINASPFSMFFQSLLPSFSLQQPGGAGVGHQLQQQRNREAGEGPANAAVAAAAAAAAAGAGAAAAAGDGAIAGLQAYTNSLNSIVDAMRDFLSDIRVLERPNDADVDDDDGSEDEDEQNNYLT